From Microcaecilia unicolor chromosome 11, aMicUni1.1, whole genome shotgun sequence, the proteins below share one genomic window:
- the CALM3 gene encoding calmodulin-3, which produces MADQLTEEQIAEFKEAFSLFDKDGDGTITTKELGTVMRSLGQNPTEAELQDMINEVDADGNGTIDFPEFLTMMARKMKDTDSEEEIREAFRVFDKDGNGYISAAELRHVMTNLGEKLTDEEVDEMIREADIDGDGQVNYEEFVQMMTAK; this is translated from the exons ATG GCTGACCAACTTACAGAGGAGCAAATTGCAG AATTCAAGGAGGCCTTCTCCCTCTTTGACAAGGATGGAGATGGCACCATCACCACCAAGGAGTTGGGAACTGTCATGCGCTCACTGGGGCAGAACCCTACAGAAGCTGAGCTTCAGGACATGATCAATGAGGTTGATGCTGATG GAAATGGGACAATTGATTTCCCGGAGTTCTTGACCATGATGGCAAGGAAGATGAAAGACACAGACAGTGAAGAAGAGATTCGTGAGGCCTTCCGTGTGTTTGATAAG GATGGGAATGGGTACATTAGTGCAGCAGAACTACGCCATGTCATGACAAATCTGGGTGAGAAACTGACAGATGAGGAGGTGGACGAGATGATCCGTGAAGCTGACATCGATGGAGATGGGCAGGTTAACTATGAAG